A DNA window from Calditerrivibrio sp. contains the following coding sequences:
- the thrS gene encoding threonine--tRNA ligase yields MEIILPDKNRIQVEDTATVADVAKRISEGLFKKAIAGKVNGKLVDLSNKVNNGDEVTILTEKDPESLEILRHSTAHLMAHAVQELFPNVKVTIGPTIQDGFYYDFDVETPFKEEDLEKIEQKMMELSKRDLKITRTDLSSDEAIKMFTEMGETYKVEIIRDLGEQVVSIYSQGSWLDLCRGPHLPSTGYIKYFKLLSVAGAYWRGDEKNKMLQRIYGTAWFKKSDLDEYLNRLEEAKKRDHRRLGRELELFATFDEIGSGLICWMPKGAKVRATIEDFWRKEHYEHGYELLYTPHIGKANLWQTSGHLDFYSENMYSPMDIEGQNYFIKPMNCPFHIMIYKSKNRSYRDLPLRWAELGTVYRYERSGVLHGLLRVRGFTQDDAHIICAQDQIEQEIQEVLNFSLYIWKTFGFSSIKGYIATRPEKSVGDDQMWQTAINSLMESIKRSGIDFEIDEGGGAFYGPKIDLKVKDAIGREWQMTTIQFDFNLPERFDMIYIDKDGKEKRPFMVHRALLGSLERFFGVLIEHYAGAFPFWLAPVQIKIMNISDDQSDYCKELYSKLRAGGFRVELDLRNEKIGYKIREAQLFKIPHMLVIGNQELENSRVSIRLRNGETKNNLDFSDYFGVIDDLNRSKTLNLWR; encoded by the coding sequence GGGGATGAAGTCACAATTCTAACAGAAAAGGACCCTGAATCTTTGGAAATACTCAGACATTCCACTGCTCATCTGATGGCCCACGCCGTTCAAGAACTTTTCCCAAATGTAAAAGTGACCATAGGACCTACGATTCAAGACGGTTTTTATTACGATTTTGATGTGGAAACCCCTTTTAAAGAGGAAGACTTAGAAAAAATCGAACAAAAAATGATGGAGCTTTCAAAACGTGATCTTAAAATCACAAGAACAGATCTCAGTAGCGATGAAGCCATAAAGATGTTTACTGAAATGGGTGAAACTTACAAGGTTGAAATCATTAGGGATCTCGGTGAACAGGTTGTATCCATTTATTCCCAAGGAAGCTGGCTGGACCTCTGTAGAGGACCTCACCTACCATCCACCGGTTATATAAAGTACTTTAAGCTTTTAAGTGTTGCTGGTGCTTACTGGAGGGGTGATGAAAAAAACAAGATGCTACAGAGGATATATGGCACAGCATGGTTTAAAAAAAGCGATCTTGATGAATACCTAAATAGGTTAGAAGAAGCTAAAAAAAGAGACCATAGAAGATTGGGTAGAGAGTTAGAGCTATTTGCCACTTTCGATGAAATAGGTTCTGGTCTTATCTGTTGGATGCCAAAAGGCGCTAAGGTGAGGGCAACAATAGAAGATTTCTGGAGAAAAGAACATTACGAGCATGGCTATGAACTCCTCTACACTCCCCATATAGGCAAAGCCAACCTTTGGCAAACATCTGGGCATCTGGATTTTTATTCTGAAAATATGTATTCACCAATGGATATAGAAGGGCAAAACTATTTCATTAAACCGATGAACTGCCCCTTCCATATAATGATATACAAATCAAAAAATAGATCCTATAGGGACCTGCCATTGAGATGGGCTGAGCTTGGAACTGTCTATAGATACGAACGTTCAGGTGTTCTACACGGCCTTTTAAGGGTTAGAGGGTTTACACAGGATGATGCCCACATTATATGTGCTCAGGATCAAATAGAGCAGGAAATCCAGGAGGTATTAAATTTTTCCCTATATATATGGAAAACTTTTGGATTTTCCTCAATAAAAGGTTATATCGCCACCAGACCTGAAAAGAGCGTAGGAGATGATCAGATGTGGCAAACCGCAATAAACTCTTTAATGGAATCGATCAAGAGATCCGGAATCGATTTTGAAATAGACGAAGGTGGTGGAGCTTTTTATGGCCCCAAAATAGATCTAAAAGTCAAAGACGCCATAGGCAGGGAATGGCAGATGACAACCATTCAGTTTGATTTTAATCTACCTGAAAGATTTGATATGATATATATCGACAAAGATGGTAAGGAAAAACGCCCTTTCATGGTACATAGAGCTTTGCTTGGCTCCCTTGAGAGGTTTTTTGGAGTGCTTATAGAACATTACGCTGGTGCTTTCCCATTTTGGCTTGCACCTGTTCAGATAAAAATCATGAATATTTCAGATGATCAGAGCGATTATTGTAAAGAGCTATATAGCAAACTGAGAGCAGGTGGTTTTAGGGTGGAATTAGATCTAAGAAACGAAAAAATAGGCTATAAAATAAGAGAAGCCCAGTTGTTTAAAATCCCCCACATGCTGGTGATCGGCAATCAAGAGCTGGAAAACAGCAGAGTCAGTATAAGACTTAGAAATGGAGAAACTAAAAATAATCTTGATTTTTCCGACTATTTTGGTGTAATAGATGATCTAAATAGGTCTAAGACCTTAAATCTTTGGAGGTGA
- the infC gene encoding translation initiation factor IF-3 — protein MEKERINEEITAPEVRLILEDGKQAGIIPILQALTIAQERGYDLVEVAPTAKPPVCRLLDYGKYKFEKEKKEKEARKKQRQNMIETKEIKLRPNIDEHDYEVKLKHIKRFLEDGDKVKLVVRFKGRETMFGEHGIELLDRITADLQNLCVVEKKPEMQGRQQVMVIAPKN, from the coding sequence TTGGAAAAAGAGCGGATAAACGAAGAGATTACAGCACCAGAGGTAAGACTAATATTAGAAGATGGCAAACAGGCAGGGATCATTCCAATTTTACAAGCCTTGACAATAGCACAGGAGAGGGGTTACGATCTGGTTGAAGTGGCTCCAACAGCCAAACCACCTGTGTGTAGGCTTTTGGATTATGGAAAATATAAGTTTGAAAAAGAGAAGAAAGAGAAAGAAGCCAGAAAAAAACAGCGCCAAAACATGATTGAAACCAAAGAGATTAAACTTAGACCCAATATAGATGAACATGATTATGAAGTTAAACTTAAGCATATAAAAAGATTCCTCGAAGATGGGGACAAGGTTAAATTAGTAGTAAGGTTTAAAGGTCGGGAAACCATGTTCGGAGAACATGGTATAGAGCTGCTGGACAGAATAACAGCAGACTTGCAAAATCTCTGTGTTGTTGAAAAGAAACCAGAGATGCAGGGTCGTCAACAAGTAATGGTGATAGCACCCAAAAATTAA
- the rpmI gene encoding 50S ribosomal protein L35, which translates to MPKLKTHKGAAKRFKVTGSGKIKYKRSFLRHILTSKASKRKRALRHPGILEGADCANIRKLLPYS; encoded by the coding sequence ATGCCAAAATTAAAAACCCATAAGGGTGCTGCCAAGAGGTTCAAAGTAACAGGCAGCGGAAAAATCAAGTACAAAAGAAGCTTTCTGAGGCACATCCTCACCTCAAAAGCTAGCAAAAGAAAGCGCGCTTTGCGCCACCCTGGCATCCTGGAAGGTGCTGATTGCGCCAACATCAGGAAGCTGTTGCCATATTCATAG
- the rplT gene encoding 50S ribosomal protein L20, translating to MPRAKGGFKTRRRRNKWLKITKGFRGVANNVYKKAREYGERALAYAYKGRKLKKRDFRSLWITRINAAVRQYGLSYSQFIGLLHAKNIEVDRKALSELAIRNPQEFEALVKQVKN from the coding sequence GTGCCAAGAGCAAAAGGTGGTTTTAAAACCAGAAGAAGAAGGAACAAGTGGCTAAAGATTACCAAAGGGTTCAGAGGTGTAGCCAATAACGTCTACAAAAAAGCCAGAGAATATGGTGAGAGGGCATTAGCCTACGCTTACAAAGGGAGAAAACTCAAGAAAAGAGATTTCAGATCCCTCTGGATTACCAGGATTAATGCCGCAGTTCGTCAATACGGTTTAAGCTACAGCCAATTCATAGGCTTATTACACGCCAAAAATATCGAGGTGGATCGTAAGGCACTCTCAGAGCTCGCTATCAGAAATCCCCAAGAATTTGAAGCGTTGGTAAAACAGGTAAAAAACTAA
- a CDS encoding DMT family transporter yields the protein MSERLKGSILVILSGILWGTTGTSQGLAPKDASSASIGAMRLLIAGIYFLTVALIRGSLKGYNILFRDNVILLLGVISVVLYQLTFFYGVRLSGVAIGTVVGIGSSPIWSGVLGFIFLKEKPSKIWYTATFLGILGLNLTSLGGKSKGGFDILGIFLMLMAGLTYAVYSICAKYLMRKFSADFVMAVYFMGGAIMLSPVFFFNNIGWVLELKGLLLMLHLGFIATALAYSLFSRGLRLIPVAQATTLSLTEPLTASILGITVLGESVSPINGIGMSLIFLSLIILSKK from the coding sequence ATGAGTGAGCGATTAAAAGGCTCTATACTTGTTATATTATCTGGAATATTATGGGGGACAACCGGTACATCCCAAGGTCTTGCTCCAAAAGATGCCTCTTCAGCATCAATAGGAGCAATGAGGTTACTCATAGCCGGTATATATTTCCTAACTGTAGCACTGATTAGGGGTAGTCTAAAAGGATACAACATCCTCTTTAGAGATAATGTTATTTTATTATTAGGTGTCATCTCTGTGGTACTATACCAGTTAACCTTCTTCTATGGGGTTAGATTATCCGGTGTTGCCATAGGTACTGTAGTTGGCATTGGAAGCTCCCCAATATGGAGTGGAGTGTTAGGTTTTATCTTTTTGAAGGAAAAACCTTCCAAGATATGGTATACAGCAACCTTTCTGGGTATACTGGGGCTTAATTTAACTTCCTTAGGAGGTAAGTCTAAGGGCGGCTTTGACATATTAGGCATCTTTTTAATGCTTATGGCCGGACTAACGTACGCAGTTTATTCTATATGCGCAAAATATCTAATGAGAAAGTTCTCCGCAGATTTTGTTATGGCTGTTTATTTCATGGGTGGCGCCATAATGTTATCTCCTGTTTTTTTCTTTAACAATATCGGCTGGGTCTTGGAATTAAAAGGGTTACTTTTAATGCTTCATCTTGGCTTCATTGCCACAGCCTTAGCTTATAGCCTGTTCTCAAGGGGATTAAGACTCATACCTGTGGCTCAAGCTACAACACTCTCCCTTACAGAACCTCTAACCGCTTCTATTTTAGGTATAACTGTATTAGGGGAATCGGTCTCCCCCATCAACGGCATAGGCATGTCTCTGATCTTTTTAAGTCTCATTATCCTCTCAAAGAAATAA